In the genome of Geoalkalibacter sp., the window CGAGGTCAAGGGCTTCGGTCGGCAGAAGGGTCACACCGAGCTGTATCGCGGCGCCGAATACGTCGTCGATTTCATTCCCAAGATCAAAATGGAGATCATCGTGCGTGACGATCTCGTGGCCAAGGTGGTCAATGCCATCGCCGAAGCCGCGCGCACCGGTCGCATCGGCGACGGCAAGATTTTCGTCACCCCCGTTGATGAAGTGGTCCGCATCCGCACCGGTGAAACCGGCGACGATGCACTCTGATCGCTTTCACCCCGGCTGCAGGTAGTTGAGTGTCGAGCTGTTTTTCACTGGGGAAATCAGCTCAAAAGCAAATTAAACGTTCAAAGGAGACGCGCATGACCCCGAGAGAAGTCGTTGGTTTCGCAAAAGAAAACAACTGTCAGATGGTCG includes:
- a CDS encoding P-II family nitrogen regulator; protein product: MRKVEAIIKPFKLDEVKEALNEIGIQGLTVSEVKGFGRQKGHTELYRGAEYVVDFIPKIKMEIIVRDDLVAKVVNAIAEAARTGRIGDGKIFVTPVDEVVRIRTGETGDDAL